The stretch of DNA AACGGACTAGAATTACCATAACTTGAGGTGAATTCGATCCCAATACATAAACGATTTATATATCTAATCTGTATGAGATATTAAAcattcttttattatattttatataataaaataacgTGTTACATAAATATCAAACCTATAtagtgtgtgtatatttatagattccactatatatatctaatgtgtaaaaaaaatttaattttacctaTATCATAATACGTGAATTCCATTCAACTTAGTTTCAAATAATATAATCAGGATTGATCTTTTGCCCGCATCAGGCAACCTCACACACCCAAAATTATCCCCACATACatgcatttaattttatatttttttaaatattattataaattattatctaaataaattattaattttagtttattcaattaaagttacaattactttaataattacaattataaccataattaataatttatttattttttaatcgtAATAagatttatacatattttatgtattttttaattgtgtCTATCAGATAAGAGTGTAAccgaattaattaaattacacaAATTAAACAGaccaatttttttctaaaaccaAACTAACTCAATCAAATAGATGCTCAAATTAAAcagattaaaaaatcaaaaaaattaaaaatattgaaccATTTATGTTGCTTGACACTAATGTAGTCTAGCCAATAAGAGACTTAAAACTCTCATCCAATTAGACCCCTTATTTCGCCTCCCTCCCCAATTAAATCATCTCAACtttttttgagtaatttaattgattcgattatatttttatcagaTAGAtacagttaaaaaaaatataaaatatgtataaattctCTTatgactaaaaaaataaataaattattaattatggttataattgtaattattaaagtaattgtaactttaattgaataaattaaaattaataatttatttaaataagaatttatagtaatatttaaaaaaaaattaaatgcatgcatgcatgcctgTGGGGATAAGAGAggaggtggggggggggggggaggagggcCCGCGTCGGGCAACATAAGAACGTTGCGCAGGAGGTCAATCCTTATCGTATAATTAGAGGTGCAGTGTgtttcataattataataatacaaaatatttgtcaactttattatgtgaataataataataatactattttGTAAGGGGATTAGGGTAATAATAAAGGACAGGACAGCGCGATGCAATCATCATAATAATAGAAAGAATGGCAATTCCACTTATATTTACTATTAGACAGAGAAGAGAAGATTTAATTGCCCCATTAGTCAGCTAATCACGGAACGTGGTGAAGTCATGTCGGCTCATTGCTGAAAaggaaaaggataaaaaaacaaagagataagAAGAAAAACTCTCCATCATATGTGAAGTTCGTCGGACGAAATCtgcaagaaaattcaaaacaccaAATTAAACCATTAGAATTCAGAGACCCAGTAAAGAGAATCCAGCTGTCTTTGATGCTaccacatatatatgtacaaagAAATCAGTCCAAAAGCCATCATCTACGAACGCACACatatacaaacaaacaaacagcaAAAAGGCAAGCCATTAATCCCTTCATCTGCAGGCCCTTTCACACCCTCTGTAAGTCCTTTGACAAACATATATATCCAACCCACCTTGTACTTTTTTACATTTTCAGAAGTAAATCATGTTCAGTTTGGGCTGAGTTCAAGCTTGGCAATGGACTCCCAAGAAGACAGGGTCTGTGTTGCCGTTGGGAATGACCCACAAGATGGGTTTGCAACCTTGGCATGGGCGCTTGGAAAGTGGTCTTCCCATTCAATCTCCATAGTGATACTCCATGTGCCCAACAACTATTCGCCCAAGGATTATGTTTACACGCCCTGTAAGACCGTTTCCCATTCCTTTAATTGCCAAGAAAATGCTTCAAATTGGTCATATGGGTTTGATTTTGTTGTCTTGCAGTTGGAAAACTCCCTGCAAGATACATCAGTGATGAGAAGTTGCAAATTATGAGGAAGATGAAGGAAGTGGAAGATGACAAGTTGCTGTCTCGGTACAAAGGTTTCTGTGGCAAGGTTTGGTTGGTGTATATaccttacttttatatattctttctttAATGGTTTCATAGAATCTTTGATTGTATTGTCAGTCATGATGCAGTTCcaattgtttgataaaatgtctATTAAATTTCTACTTACAGGTCAAAACTGAAATTCTTAAAATTGAGAAGCATGACCAGCCTCTGCATAAGGTCTTGCTGGATTTGATATTGGAGCTTCGGATAACCAAATTGGTTATGGGGATTTCAATCATGAAGTCATCATCAGGGTAACTGGAATCACTGCAATCCACAAAAATCAGTTCCTCTCATCTATTGCAGACAATGTTATTTTTAACCTTCCACTTATTGCAGAAAATGCCGCAGTGCAATCAGTGGATCATTTTATGTTCACCAGTACAAACCCGAATTCTGTGAGTTATTTATTGTATGCGGAGGAAAACTGGTGTTCCTGAGAGGAGCAACTAATGAAGGATTTACAGAGGGTGATCAAGGAGTCATGGCTACTAAGTTAAAAGAAAAGGGGAGTTTCAATGGTTGGTTAGGCAAATTGTTGCCGGAAAGTGCGACGAACGAGAGGAATCTCGGTAGCTCTCGGGTAGCTTCGATGAACAACGATTCCACAGATCAATGGGAATATCAAGAGAAAGAGCTTGAGAGTTACTTCTATGAATTGTTGTCTTCAAATTGTGGTGAAAAGTGTCCAGAGATGGAGTGCGACACCCTTTGGAATGGTCAAGCAGAACCGGATATGCCGGTAAATATGGTAACATTCAATTATGGTGATTGTTTTCATTTGTGTGGTCACAAACATCCTCTCTTACCCTATAGCATTTAGAAAGCTAATGGCGTTTGTGTTAAAAAGAAGTCCACTTTTAACTTGTTTTGTGCCAATGAATTTCAATTGTTTATCGTTGCTTTTTTCTGACTTCAAAGGCACATGATGATGGTGACAGAATAGAATGCAAATTGGCatgcttgaatttatttatttatcgtATATAAGTATGGCCTGTTAGAATTGCTTGCTTTTTGTCACATCTTGTTCTTACATTCTTTGTTTTTTGAAGCTAAATCCTTCTGCAGTTAACCACTTAACCTAGTTTCTGATCTGACCATGTTTGTTTTGTGCTTTAAACAATCTATCACTAAAAAAATCTGTTTTTAACTTGCTAAAAGCACCTATTTTGTAACAATATCAGAGTGGTAGCGATAAAATTGAACTGCTGAAGATTGGAATTAGAAAAGCTCAGGATGTGATCCAATTGAAGAAAAGAGAGTCCAAGGAGAATGCAGCAAGACGTGCTAGAGCTGAATGGGCTAGTTGCTTGTGCAAACATCGGGTAACGTCTTGAGCTAGTGGGCATTTCAATTCAGTTTGAAGTAAGGAACTAGTTTAATGAACAAAAATGTTTTTGCTTTTATAGGCTGAGGAGCTTGAAGCTAGTATTGGTGAAGAGATTGCAGCAAGAGCTGATCTAAAGAAAGAGTTGGACACTGTGAAAGAAGAAGTCTCTGAAGTTCGATCTGAAGTGgaagacaagaaaagaaagctCAAGCCAATGCTGGAACTCCAACACGAACTCTCCAACAAACTCCAACTGTCCTCTCTTGCCAAGTCTCACGCCGAGGGGCAACTAGAAAAGGCAGTCACAGAAAGAGCTAACATACTTCGTGACATTGAGGAGTTGAGGCGACAAAGAGATGTGCTGCGGCGTAGAATTGAGTTTTGTAGGGAGAAGGATGCCATAGGAATGGCTACAAGGTTGAGTGACTTGGGCTTCAATTATAAGGAGTTTGCAGCTGAAGAGATTAGAGCAGCCACTGACAATTTCTCAGACCGTTTGAGATTGAAATCCGCGTGTGGATGGACAAATGTGTATAAAGGAAGGATCAACCACACAGCTGTGGCAATCAAATTGCACAAGTCAGTCAAGGGATCATCTCAAGAAGCATTCCAAGCTAAGGTAAAAAAACAAAGGTGCCACATCAATGTTATATTACCGACTACTGTTTTCTCAAGGTTCATCTCTCGAATAACCCACCCTGCTCAAATGGATCGGAACCCACAGTATGCTTTTTCCTGGTTTAGTTATTATCACAGCTATCTTCTAAGGGGGAGAACAAAGATATGTTCGCTTGTTTAAATGGAAGTTCGAACTACTATTTGATGGTTTTCTATAGTCTAAATTTGCAGATCTGGGAAATTCTTGATAATAATGAGATTTCTCACTTTGCAAAATTGACCAATGCTAATGCAGGTGAAGGTACTCAGCCAGATGCGGCATCCCCATCTAGTTGCAATGATGGGCTTCTGCTCCGAGCTACAATGTGTTGTATTCGAGTACATGCAAAATGGCTGCCTGAGGGATGCATTATTCTTGGTCGGCAGAAGCTCCAAgagaagaaacagaggtctAAATTGGCACACTCGAGTACATATTGCAGCTGAAGTTTGCTCAGGCCTCAGCTTCCTTCACTCAGCCCGCCCCAAGCCCGTATCTCATGGCAACCTCAACCCCTCCAAAATCCTCCTAGATTGCAACCTTGTTGCAAAAATACATTGTTTTAGGCCTGGTTGGTGCCACAACCAATTTAACATGCAGTCAGATATTCAGGCTTTTGGGACTCTAGTCTTGCAACTTCTGGCTGCGAGGAATTGGGAAGAGCTTCCAAAAGAGACGATTC from Diospyros lotus cultivar Yz01 chromosome 6, ASM1463336v1, whole genome shotgun sequence encodes:
- the LOC127803800 gene encoding putative U-box domain-containing protein 50 isoform X2 encodes the protein MYKEISPKAIIYERTHIQTNKQQKEVNHVQFGLSSSLAMDSQEDRVCVAVGNDPQDGFATLAWALGKWSSHSISIVILHVPNNYSPKDYVYTPFGKLPARYISDEKLQIMRKMKEVEDDKLLSRYKGFCGKVKTEILKIEKHDQPLHKVLLDLILELRITKLVMGISIMKSSSGKCRSAISGSFYVHQYKPEFCELFIVCGGKLVFLRGATNEGFTEGDQGVMATKLKEKGSFNGWLGKLLPESATNERNLGSSRVASMNNDSTDQWEYQEKELESYFYELLSSNCGEKCPEMECDTLWNGQAEPDMPVNMSGSDKIELLKIGIRKAQDVIQLKKRESKENAARRARAEWASCLCKHRAEELEASIGEEIAARADLKKELDTVKEEVSEVRSEVEDKKRKLKPMLELQHELSNKLQLSSLAKSHAEGQLEKAVTERANILRDIEELRRQRDVLRRRIEFCREKDAIGMATRLSDLGFNYKEFAAEEIRAATDNFSDRLRLKSACGWTNVYKGRINHTAVAIKLHKSVKGSSQEAFQAKVKVLSQMRHPHLVAMMGFCSELQCVVFEYMQNGCLRDALFLVGRSSKRRNRGLNWHTRVHIAAEVCSGLSFLHSARPKPVSHGNLNPSKILLDCNLVAKIHCFRPGWCHNQFNMQSDIQAFGTLVLQLLAARNWEELPKETIPMDRAAVQEVLDDSAGEWPLDVAVELAGIAMRCLSANKGPGTDVSMTTVMKEIDKVMKKANDLVARGGREEATNRCVDTEDLCDVPGVFLCPIFQDVMKNPHIAADGFSYELEAIQEWLRTGGDTSPMTNLKLKHKQLTPNHTLRSLIQDWSNKRSIILA
- the LOC127803800 gene encoding putative U-box domain-containing protein 50 isoform X1; amino-acid sequence: MDSQEDRVCVAVGNDPQDGFATLAWALGKWSSHSISIVILHVPNNYSPKDYVYTPFGKLPARYISDEKLQIMRKMKEVEDDKLLSRYKGFCGKVKTEILKIEKHDQPLHKVLLDLILELRITKLVMGISIMKSSSGKCRSAISGSFYVHQYKPEFCELFIVCGGKLVFLRGATNEGFTEGDQGVMATKLKEKGSFNGWLGKLLPESATNERNLGSSRVASMNNDSTDQWEYQEKELESYFYELLSSNCGEKCPEMECDTLWNGQAEPDMPSGSDKIELLKIGIRKAQDVIQLKKRESKENAARRARAEWASCLCKHRAEELEASIGEEIAARADLKKELDTVKEEVSEVRSEVEDKKRKLKPMLELQHELSNKLQLSSLAKSHAEGQLEKAVTERANILRDIEELRRQRDVLRRRIEFCREKDAIGMATRLSDLGFNYKEFAAEEIRAATDNFSDRLRLKSACGWTNVYKGRINHTAVAIKLHKSVKGSSQEAFQAKVKVLSQMRHPHLVAMMGFCSELQCVVFEYMQNGCLRDALFLVGRSSKRRNRGLNWHTRVHIAAEVCSGLSFLHSARPKPVSHGNLNPSKILLDCNLVAKIHCFRPGWCHNQFNMQSDIQAFGTLVLQLLAARNWEELPKETIPMDRAAVQEVLDDSAGEWPLDVAVELAGIAMRCLSANKGPGTDVSMTTVMKEIDKVMKKANDLVARGGREEATNRCVDTEDLCDVPGVFLCPIFQDVMKNPHIAADGFSYELEAIQEWLRTGGDTSPMTNLKLKHKQLTPNHTLRSLIQDWSNKRSIILA
- the LOC127803800 gene encoding putative U-box domain-containing protein 50 isoform X3, which encodes MGISIMKSSSGKCRSAISGSFYVHQYKPEFCELFIVCGGKLVFLRGATNEGFTEGDQGVMATKLKEKGSFNGWLGKLLPESATNERNLGSSRVASMNNDSTDQWEYQEKELESYFYELLSSNCGEKCPEMECDTLWNGQAEPDMPVNMSGSDKIELLKIGIRKAQDVIQLKKRESKENAARRARAEWASCLCKHRAEELEASIGEEIAARADLKKELDTVKEEVSEVRSEVEDKKRKLKPMLELQHELSNKLQLSSLAKSHAEGQLEKAVTERANILRDIEELRRQRDVLRRRIEFCREKDAIGMATRLSDLGFNYKEFAAEEIRAATDNFSDRLRLKSACGWTNVYKGRINHTAVAIKLHKSVKGSSQEAFQAKVKVLSQMRHPHLVAMMGFCSELQCVVFEYMQNGCLRDALFLVGRSSKRRNRGLNWHTRVHIAAEVCSGLSFLHSARPKPVSHGNLNPSKILLDCNLVAKIHCFRPGWCHNQFNMQSDIQAFGTLVLQLLAARNWEELPKETIPMDRAAVQEVLDDSAGEWPLDVAVELAGIAMRCLSANKGPGTDVSMTTVMKEIDKVMKKANDLVARGGREEATNRCVDTEDLCDVPGVFLCPIFQDVMKNPHIAADGFSYELEAIQEWLRTGGDTSPMTNLKLKHKQLTPNHTLRSLIQDWSNKRSIILA